TCATTAGCCTTGTCatgatgaatcctatcaaaaTTCTTCCATGACTCACCATCGGATGGATGCACCATCTTGTCAGGGTTGTATCGAACACCTTTCTTGTGCCAGGTCATCTGTTGCGCggattcctcggtcatgaataGTCGTTGGATCCTCGGAATGAAAGGAAGGTAGCGTAGGATTTTCACGGGAATCGTGAGCTGCTTCTTAGGCTGACCATCACCAGAGTCCACTTCGAGGAACCTAGAGGCTTTACATTTCGGACAGTAAGCAgctttctcatgctccttcctaaATAAGATACACCCATTTGGACAAGaatgtatctgctcatatggcatcttaagtGCACCGAGAATTTTCTGTGCCTGATACATTGACTTTGGCATAATGTGATTTTCTGGAAGCATGCTTCCAAACACGGTCAACAGACTGTCGAAGGCGTCTCGGCTCAGGCTAAACTGAGACTTCAAGGCCATTAGTCGTCCGATGCCATCCAGCTGAGAAACCTTTGTATGACCGTGAAGTGGTTTCTGTgcagcctccaacatctcgaaATACACCTTTGCGgatgcctctggctcctcctcctgcagtCGTTCACCGAAATGTGCTTCATGATAGTCATGTAACATGTCTCCAACCCCACCATCAGCATCACAatcatcgatgcgttgcctcacaacctcgtccctcatacggTGGCCTTCACCATGaaagatccaccgggtatagtccGGCGTAAATCCATACTTGCAAAGATGTTGGCCCATAACCTTCTTCGTTTTCCGTTTCTTAT
The sequence above is a segment of the Panicum virgatum strain AP13 unplaced genomic scaffold, P.virgatum_v5 scaffold_3456, whole genome shotgun sequence genome. Coding sequences within it:
- the LOC120694128 gene encoding uncharacterized protein LOC120694128, with product MDDRHWMYTGRPSQATMTDEWIRKTNDFLEAAWSQAEGSSFLWCPCNICGNKKRKTKKVMGQHLCKYGFTPDYTRWIFHGEGHRMRDEVVRQRIDDCDADGGVGDMLHDYHEAHFGERLQEEEPEASAKVYFEMLEAAQKPLHGHTKVSQLDGIGRLMALKSQFSLSRDAFDSLLTVFGSMLPENHIMPKSMYQAQKILGALKMPYEQIHSCPNGCILFRKEHEKAAYCPKCKASRFLEVDSGDGQPKKQLTIPVKILRYLPFIPRIQRLFMTEESAQQMTWHKKGVRYNPDKMVHPSDGESWKNFDRIHHDKANEARNVRIALATDGFNPYGMVAASYSCWPVFVIPLNRPPGVLFQRQSIFVSLIIPEHPGNKMSVYMEPLIDDLVKAWDEGVWTYDRATKTNFRMYVWYQFSLHDLPALLIRNARRGQDWFPERLVLDARAGGCPQRKPNGILGTLCRELFPGLVMHAGNLEPAYTWDHYIAVPDAEDREGRSFGNKARRVVGEFWDFFRCEPGYEAIAA